Proteins from a single region of Streptomyces sp. TN58:
- a CDS encoding PaaX family transcriptional regulator C-terminal domain-containing protein has protein sequence MTTSPPAGPATPGIGTRTLVFALVREDGTVDAGELYAVAEALGMTDQQVRLCLKRLVAEGRFTQEGRGRKARLLATADPTGAVAPDVEYVRHAYRQDRGLAPWDGVWHLFAFAVPETARQARDALRDALLHLGAAPLQGGLYVSANAIGDIVEAHARHLGILASLTRLTSRDLRVGEERDPARLAALLWPLDSIAERHEALAALATDRTARLSAPGRLNGTERLTYAMELAASFTAAMEPDPLLPPELLPQPWPGTRARALAAECWDALGGEDPDDAAGRPRLFRLYDEALTGPAPADPQTQPQPQPQPR, from the coding sequence GTGACGACCAGCCCGCCCGCAGGGCCCGCCACCCCCGGCATCGGGACCCGGACCCTGGTGTTCGCCCTCGTCCGCGAGGACGGCACCGTCGACGCGGGCGAGCTGTACGCCGTCGCCGAAGCCCTCGGGATGACCGATCAGCAGGTCCGGCTCTGCCTCAAACGGCTGGTCGCCGAGGGCCGGTTCACCCAGGAGGGCCGTGGCCGCAAGGCCCGCCTGCTCGCCACGGCCGACCCGACGGGCGCCGTCGCGCCCGACGTCGAGTACGTCCGCCACGCCTACCGGCAGGACCGGGGCCTCGCCCCCTGGGACGGCGTCTGGCACCTGTTCGCCTTCGCCGTCCCCGAAACCGCCCGGCAGGCCCGCGACGCCCTGCGCGACGCACTCCTCCACCTCGGCGCCGCCCCGCTCCAGGGCGGCCTGTACGTCTCCGCGAACGCGATCGGTGACATCGTGGAGGCCCACGCCCGCCACCTCGGGATCCTGGCCTCCCTCACCCGCCTCACCAGCCGCGATCTGCGGGTCGGCGAGGAGCGGGATCCGGCGCGGCTGGCCGCCCTCCTGTGGCCGCTCGACTCGATCGCCGAGCGCCATGAGGCGCTGGCCGCCCTCGCCACGGACCGGACGGCCCGCCTGTCCGCCCCCGGCCGGCTCAACGGCACCGAACGGCTCACCTACGCGATGGAGCTGGCGGCATCCTTCACCGCCGCCATGGAGCCCGACCCCCTGCTGCCTCCCGAACTGCTGCCCCAGCCCTGGCCCGGCACCCGCGCCCGCGCCCTGGCCGCCGAGTGCTGGGATGCCCTGGGCGGCGAGGATCCGGACGACGCCGCCGGGCGCCCCCGCCTGTTCCGCCTCTACGACGAAGCGCTCACCGGCCCGGCGCCCGCCGACCCGCAAACGCAGCCGCAGCCGCAGCCGCAGCCGCGGTAG
- a CDS encoding VOC family protein, protein MITTDFAAGSPCWIDLGVPDVPAAAAFYGAVLGWDYESMGEGEDMEGGVFRKDGKIVAGLGRLTEEGARPAWMIYYSVPDADAATRAVERAGGTVRVPPRDLDEWGRMAQYSDPLGGQFAVWQPGTTKGAELVDEPGSLSWTELYTSDAAAAKDFYGEVFGWWYSDMELPGGGGAYSMVTPAGQPAERMHGGVMELPAEQLTLTAGRPYWHPVFAVTDCDAAVAAVARGGGTVQMGPEDAEGVGRLAVCLDPAGADFVVLAPSSD, encoded by the coding sequence ATGATCACCACTGACTTCGCCGCCGGCTCCCCCTGCTGGATCGACCTCGGCGTCCCCGACGTCCCCGCCGCGGCGGCGTTCTACGGCGCCGTGCTCGGCTGGGACTACGAGTCCATGGGCGAGGGGGAGGACATGGAGGGCGGGGTGTTCCGCAAGGACGGGAAGATCGTCGCCGGCCTCGGCAGGCTCACCGAGGAGGGCGCCCGCCCAGCCTGGATGATCTACTACAGCGTCCCCGACGCGGACGCCGCCACCCGGGCCGTCGAGCGCGCCGGCGGCACGGTACGCGTACCGCCGAGGGACCTCGACGAGTGGGGGCGGATGGCCCAGTACAGCGACCCGCTCGGCGGCCAGTTCGCCGTCTGGCAGCCGGGCACCACCAAGGGCGCGGAACTGGTGGACGAGCCGGGGTCGCTGTCGTGGACGGAGCTGTACACGAGTGACGCGGCGGCGGCCAAGGACTTCTACGGCGAGGTCTTCGGCTGGTGGTACAGCGACATGGAGCTCCCGGGCGGCGGAGGCGCCTACTCCATGGTGACGCCCGCCGGGCAGCCCGCGGAACGCATGCACGGCGGCGTGATGGAGCTGCCCGCCGAACAGCTCACCCTCACGGCGGGGCGGCCGTACTGGCACCCGGTCTTCGCCGTAACCGACTGCGACGCCGCGGTCGCCGCGGTGGCCCGCGGCGGCGGCACCGTGCAGATGGGGCCCGAGGACGCGGAGGGCGTCGGGCGGCTGGCCGTCTGCCTGGACCCGGCGGGCGCCGACTTCGTGGTCCTGGCCCCGTCGTCTGACTGA
- a CDS encoding SpoIIE family protein phosphatase/ATP-binding protein: MSVFLGHLRRQLPGSATRSSAGSGGPRSERQPQGPDQQEPALPWAGRVRKPQRLSSLLSARSVAGEVFLLQLVVVVLLVAAAVVALVVQARSDAMLDARHRTLAAAGTFAESPGIVAALRSPNPSALLQPSAQAARKIAGVDGINVYTLDGLTLTHSDPRQIGKHVVGPFSKAAAGKSFTETFEGSLGQSVVSVVPVKDERDRVIAVVSSPVTVQNVQSMVNRQLPVVIGTAALVLALSAGGTALVSRRLLRRTHGLGPAEMTRMYEHHDAVLHAVREGVLIVGGGGRLLLANDEARRLLDLSADAEGRPVTELGLEEGLAASIASGRSATDELHMAAERLLAVNIRPTAPFGQAGTVVTLRDTTELRALSGRAEVAHERLKLLYDAGVRIGTTLDVERTAGELAEVAVPRFADIASVDLLDPVLHGDEPPEPGTEMRRTAVVAAQHPHPLYEVGELIRFVPTSPMAIGVAGEHAVRVADLRATRDWMAQDPARSQRMLDQGVHSVIAVPLRARGVLLGMAGFWRVEPSPPFEEEDVSFAEELTARAALSVDNARRFTREHTMAVTLQRSLLPRGVPDQSAVEVAHRYMPAQAGVGGDWFDVIPLPGARVALVVGDVVGHGLHAAATMGRLRTAMHNFSTLDLPADELLSHLDELVAHIDTDEGSGEQEWQGLTGATCLCAVYDSVSGQVTAATAGHPGLAVVNPDGAVSFPELPVSPPLGLGAGMPMETAVLTVPEGAQLVLFTDGLLEGRDRDVDAGLAALGAALAGPARTPEETCAAVIGAMLPSGQSDDIALLVARTRRLDPGRIAEWEVPSDPAAVSPVRNACARRLAEWGLEEIAFTTELILSELITNAVRYGSQPIRVRLLYDRSLVCEVSDGSSTSPHLRRAEATDEGGRGLFLVAQFAERWGTRYTARGKIIWSEQVLHAEPASGGEDLGAALLAAWDDEPF, translated from the coding sequence ATGAGCGTCTTCCTGGGACATCTCCGGCGTCAGCTGCCCGGCTCGGCCACACGCTCCTCCGCCGGCTCCGGAGGTCCCCGCTCAGAACGTCAGCCGCAGGGGCCCGACCAGCAGGAACCCGCCCTGCCCTGGGCGGGCAGGGTCCGCAAGCCGCAGCGGCTGTCCTCGCTGCTGAGCGCGCGCAGCGTGGCCGGCGAGGTGTTCCTGCTCCAGCTCGTCGTGGTCGTACTGCTCGTCGCCGCCGCGGTGGTGGCGCTCGTGGTGCAGGCCCGCAGCGACGCCATGCTGGACGCGCGGCACCGTACGCTCGCCGCCGCGGGTACGTTCGCGGAGTCCCCCGGCATCGTCGCCGCCCTGCGCAGCCCCAACCCGAGCGCGCTGCTGCAGCCGAGCGCCCAGGCGGCCCGGAAGATCGCCGGGGTCGACGGCATCAACGTCTACACGCTGGACGGGCTCACCCTCACCCACAGCGATCCGCGCCAGATCGGCAAGCACGTGGTCGGGCCCTTCTCCAAGGCGGCGGCCGGGAAGTCCTTCACCGAGACGTTCGAGGGCTCCCTGGGGCAGTCCGTCGTCTCGGTGGTGCCCGTCAAGGACGAGCGGGACCGGGTGATCGCCGTGGTCTCCTCCCCCGTCACGGTCCAGAACGTGCAGAGCATGGTGAACCGGCAGCTGCCCGTCGTCATCGGCACCGCCGCCCTGGTGCTGGCCCTGTCCGCCGGCGGGACGGCCCTGGTGAGCCGTCGGCTGCTGCGCCGGACCCACGGCCTGGGGCCGGCGGAGATGACGAGGATGTACGAGCACCACGACGCGGTGCTGCACGCGGTCCGGGAGGGCGTGCTGATCGTGGGCGGTGGCGGGCGCCTGCTGCTGGCCAACGACGAGGCACGGCGGCTGCTGGACCTCTCGGCGGACGCGGAAGGGCGCCCCGTCACGGAGCTGGGACTGGAGGAGGGACTCGCGGCGTCGATCGCGTCGGGCCGCTCCGCGACCGACGAGCTGCACATGGCCGCCGAACGGCTGCTGGCGGTGAACATCCGGCCCACCGCCCCCTTCGGCCAGGCGGGGACCGTGGTCACCCTGCGCGATACCACCGAGCTGCGGGCCCTGTCGGGTCGGGCCGAGGTGGCCCACGAGCGGCTGAAACTGCTCTACGACGCGGGGGTGCGCATCGGTACGACCCTGGACGTGGAGCGCACCGCCGGGGAACTGGCGGAAGTGGCGGTCCCGCGGTTCGCCGACATCGCCTCGGTCGACCTCCTGGACCCGGTGCTGCACGGCGACGAGCCGCCCGAGCCGGGCACGGAGATGCGCCGTACCGCCGTCGTCGCCGCGCAGCACCCGCACCCCCTCTACGAGGTCGGCGAGCTGATCCGGTTCGTGCCGACCAGCCCCATGGCGATCGGGGTGGCCGGGGAGCACGCGGTGCGTGTGGCGGACCTGCGCGCCACCCGGGACTGGATGGCCCAGGACCCCGCCCGGTCCCAGCGCATGCTTGACCAGGGCGTGCACTCCGTGATCGCCGTCCCGCTGCGGGCCCGCGGCGTGTTGCTGGGGATGGCGGGCTTCTGGCGGGTGGAGCCGTCCCCGCCGTTCGAGGAGGAGGACGTGTCCTTCGCCGAGGAGCTGACCGCCCGGGCGGCCCTGTCCGTCGACAACGCCCGCCGTTTCACGCGCGAGCACACCATGGCCGTCACCCTGCAGCGCAGCCTGCTGCCCCGGGGCGTACCGGACCAGTCCGCGGTCGAGGTCGCCCACCGCTACATGCCCGCGCAGGCGGGGGTGGGGGGCGACTGGTTCGACGTCATCCCGCTGCCGGGGGCCCGGGTGGCGCTGGTGGTGGGCGATGTCGTCGGGCACGGGCTGCACGCCGCCGCCACCATGGGCCGGCTGCGCACGGCCATGCACAACTTCTCCACGCTCGACCTGCCCGCGGACGAGCTCCTGAGCCATCTGGACGAGCTGGTCGCCCACATCGACACCGACGAGGGCTCCGGAGAGCAGGAGTGGCAGGGGCTGACCGGCGCCACCTGCCTGTGCGCCGTCTACGACTCGGTCTCCGGGCAGGTGACGGCCGCCACCGCCGGCCACCCCGGCCTCGCCGTCGTCAACCCCGACGGGGCCGTCTCCTTCCCCGAGCTGCCGGTCTCGCCGCCGCTGGGCCTGGGCGCCGGCATGCCCATGGAGACCGCGGTGCTCACCGTGCCCGAGGGCGCCCAGCTGGTGCTCTTCACCGACGGGTTGCTGGAGGGCCGTGACCGCGACGTCGACGCCGGCCTGGCGGCGCTGGGCGCCGCCCTGGCCGGGCCCGCGAGGACCCCGGAGGAGACCTGCGCCGCGGTGATCGGCGCGATGCTGCCCAGCGGGCAGAGCGACGACATCGCGCTGCTGGTCGCCCGCACCCGTCGGCTGGACCCCGGACGGATCGCCGAATGGGAGGTGCCGTCCGATCCGGCGGCGGTGTCCCCGGTGCGCAACGCCTGCGCCCGCCGACTCGCCGAATGGGGTCTGGAGGAGATCGCCTTCACCACGGAGCTCATCCTCAGCGAGCTGATCACCAACGCCGTCCGCTACGGTTCGCAGCCCATCCGGGTGAGGCTGCTGTACGACCGGAGCCTGGTCTGCGAGGTGTCCGACGGGTCCAGCACCTCCCCGCACCTGCGCCGGGCCGAGGCCACCGACGAGGGAGGACGCGGTCTGTTCCTCGTCGCCCAGTTCGCCGAGCGGTGGGGCACCCGCTACACCGCCCGCGGCAAGATCATCTGGAGTGAGCAGGTCCTCCACGCCGAGCCCGCGTCCGGCGGGGAGGACCTGGGGGCCGCGCTCCTCGCCGCCTGGGACGACGAGCCGTTCTGA
- a CDS encoding aspartate/glutamate racemase family protein, with the protein MVTVGGLTLLHTSAVHVPVFDALRDRHHPGAVLRHLVVPELLDRARAHGPASTAPAVRELLAEAGPGPVLVTCSTIGATAEALAPALGAPVLRVDRPMAAAAVRTGPRIAVLATVAATLAPTAQLLAEEAAGRPVSVATHLVPGAWESFEAGDIPRYLSQVAAAADAVTGADVIVLAQASMAGAAELTATATPVLSSPAPGLAAALALTAGA; encoded by the coding sequence GTGGTGACGGTCGGCGGTCTGACCCTGCTGCACACCTCGGCCGTGCACGTGCCCGTCTTCGACGCGCTGCGCGACCGGCACCACCCGGGGGCCGTCCTGCGACACCTGGTGGTGCCGGAGCTGCTGGACCGGGCCCGCGCACACGGGCCGGCGTCCACGGCCCCGGCAGTGCGGGAACTGCTCGCCGAGGCCGGGCCGGGCCCCGTACTCGTCACCTGCTCCACCATCGGGGCGACCGCCGAAGCGCTCGCGCCGGCCCTCGGCGCCCCGGTGCTGCGCGTGGACCGGCCGATGGCGGCCGCGGCCGTGCGCACCGGGCCGCGCATCGCCGTCCTCGCGACCGTGGCGGCGACGCTCGCCCCGACGGCGCAGCTGCTCGCCGAGGAGGCGGCCGGCCGACCGGTGTCGGTCGCCACGCACCTCGTCCCCGGCGCGTGGGAGAGCTTCGAGGCGGGGGACATCCCCCGCTACCTCTCCCAGGTGGCCGCGGCCGCCGACGCAGTCACCGGTGCGGACGTCATCGTCCTCGCCCAGGCCTCCATGGCGGGCGCCGCGGAGCTGACCGCGACCGCGACCCCCGTGCTGTCCAGCCCCGCGCCGGGCCTGGCGGCCGCGCTCGCCCTGACGGCCGGAGCGTAG
- a CDS encoding GNAT family N-acetyltransferase: MPDSANTPIGFQDEREAGRLLAVEDGKTVGFIAYFVLARAPHALVAVHTVVEPGHEGRGIAGGLVRTFYGLAEAEGVPVVPLCPYAASWAAKHPDEAPDAPAGAVAAAKAQLAADSALW, translated from the coding sequence ATGCCGGACAGCGCGAACACGCCGATCGGGTTCCAGGACGAGCGGGAGGCCGGGCGGCTGCTCGCCGTGGAGGACGGGAAGACCGTCGGGTTCATCGCCTACTTCGTGCTCGCCCGGGCGCCCCACGCCCTGGTGGCGGTCCACACGGTCGTCGAGCCGGGCCACGAGGGCCGGGGCATCGCGGGGGGACTGGTGAGGACCTTCTACGGACTCGCCGAAGCCGAGGGTGTGCCCGTCGTTCCGCTCTGCCCGTACGCGGCGAGCTGGGCCGCCAAACACCCCGACGAGGCGCCCGACGCGCCGGCCGGGGCCGTGGCTGCGGCGAAGGCGCAGCTGGCGGCCGACTCCGCCCTGTGGTGA
- a CDS encoding ABC transporter permease, producing the protein MTTASATDTLGGSGRVSPLAALRQTATLAWRSLVSVKHNPLELVDYSISPIMFVFLFTYVFGGQMAGSPQAYLQYALAGIIVQNTLFMSMYTAMALNSDLTKGVFDRLRSLPIARSAPLLGRIAADLAKQLWAMLLMIALGTLLGFDITGGAAGFVAGLLLLLVFAAAMSWTAVLIGMLAGDPEKVQVFAFTLIFPITFTSSAFVMVDTMPGWLQAWVNVNPVTQLSDAFRGLLLGTPAGEPIMWSLIWAAGIALVFAPLAMRAYRSRV; encoded by the coding sequence ATGACCACCGCCTCCGCGACCGACACCCTCGGCGGCAGCGGCCGGGTGAGCCCCCTGGCCGCCCTGCGCCAGACGGCGACGCTCGCCTGGCGCAGTCTGGTCTCCGTCAAGCACAACCCGCTGGAGCTCGTCGACTACAGCATTTCGCCGATCATGTTCGTCTTCCTCTTCACCTACGTCTTCGGCGGCCAGATGGCGGGCTCCCCCCAGGCGTACCTCCAGTACGCGCTCGCGGGGATCATCGTCCAGAACACGCTCTTCATGAGCATGTACACGGCCATGGCGTTGAACAGCGACCTCACCAAGGGTGTCTTCGACCGCCTTCGCAGCCTGCCGATCGCCCGCTCGGCGCCGCTCCTCGGGCGCATCGCCGCCGACCTCGCCAAGCAGCTCTGGGCGATGCTCCTGATGATCGCCCTGGGCACCCTGCTGGGCTTCGACATCACCGGCGGTGCCGCCGGTTTCGTCGCCGGGCTGCTGTTGCTCCTGGTCTTCGCCGCGGCCATGTCGTGGACGGCCGTACTGATCGGGATGCTGGCCGGGGATCCGGAGAAGGTGCAGGTCTTCGCGTTCACGCTGATCTTCCCGATCACCTTCACCAGCAGTGCGTTCGTGATGGTCGACACGATGCCGGGCTGGCTCCAGGCCTGGGTGAACGTCAATCCCGTCACCCAGCTATCGGACGCCTTCCGCGGGCTCCTGCTCGGCACCCCGGCCGGCGAGCCGATCATGTGGTCGCTGATATGGGCCGCGGGCATCGCCCTCGTCTTCGCGCCGCTGGCCATGCGGGCGTACCGCTCCCGGGTCTGA
- a CDS encoding ABC transporter substrate-binding protein, with protein MPTPRLRTAAVAACLALAAGPLGACGDGSPATPRAPAVATSAADAGGMAALAAAARKEGTLNTIALPRDWAGYGALIDGFQKKYGIRVTVENPEGTSQDEIDALKERRRDGTAPDVIDVGSTFGPPAARQGLLAPYEVAAYEDIPEEQKDPRARWYNNYGGYVSIGCDAKRVKTCPSTFADLRRPEYKGQVALNGNPTKSGSAFAGVYAAALANGGSFRNIQPGIDFFAELRENGNFIPVESTPTTIEQGQTPISIDWDFLNLGYADDFRRKGADVDWRTAIPFDGSFAQYYAQAINRDAPHPAAARLWQEYLFSPEGQNIRLMAYARPVLMEAMEENGTLDKAAAEKLPTVEGTPVFPTEAQQERAARTVDREWDKAVYG; from the coding sequence GTGCCCACACCTCGTCTCCGGACAGCCGCCGTCGCCGCCTGCCTCGCCCTCGCCGCGGGGCCCCTCGGCGCATGCGGAGACGGGTCCCCCGCCACCCCCAGGGCGCCCGCCGTCGCCACCTCCGCCGCGGACGCGGGCGGTATGGCGGCACTGGCCGCGGCGGCCAGGAAGGAGGGCACGCTCAACACCATCGCCCTCCCCAGGGACTGGGCGGGCTACGGCGCGCTGATCGACGGCTTCCAGAAGAAGTACGGCATCCGGGTGACGGTGGAGAACCCGGAGGGCACCAGCCAGGACGAGATCGACGCCCTGAAGGAGCGCCGGCGCGACGGGACCGCGCCCGACGTGATCGACGTCGGCAGCACCTTCGGCCCGCCCGCGGCCCGGCAGGGCCTGCTCGCCCCGTACGAGGTGGCGGCGTACGAGGACATCCCCGAGGAGCAGAAGGACCCCCGGGCCCGCTGGTACAACAACTACGGCGGCTACGTCTCGATCGGCTGCGACGCCAAGCGCGTCAAGACCTGCCCCTCGACCTTCGCCGACCTGCGCAGGCCCGAGTACAAGGGCCAGGTCGCGCTCAACGGCAACCCCACGAAGTCCGGCTCCGCCTTCGCCGGGGTGTACGCGGCGGCCCTGGCGAACGGGGGCTCTTTCCGCAACATCCAGCCCGGTATCGACTTCTTCGCCGAACTGCGCGAGAACGGCAACTTCATTCCGGTCGAATCCACCCCCACCACGATCGAGCAGGGGCAGACGCCGATCAGCATCGACTGGGACTTCCTCAACCTCGGATACGCCGACGACTTCCGCAGGAAGGGCGCGGACGTGGACTGGCGCACCGCCATCCCCTTCGACGGCAGTTTCGCCCAGTACTACGCGCAGGCGATCAACAGGGACGCCCCACACCCCGCCGCGGCGAGGCTCTGGCAGGAGTACCTCTTCAGCCCGGAGGGGCAGAACATCCGGCTGATGGCCTACGCGCGCCCGGTGCTCATGGAGGCGATGGAGGAGAACGGCACTCTGGACAAGGCCGCGGCCGAGAAGCTGCCGACGGTCGAGGGCACGCCGGTGTTCCCCACGGAGGCGCAGCAGGAGCGGGCGGCGAGGACCGTCGACCGCGAATGGGACAAGGCCGTCTACGGCTGA
- the panD gene encoding aspartate 1-decarboxylase — translation MLRTMFKSKIHRATVTQADLHYVGSVTVDADLLDAADLLPGELVHIVDITNGARLETYVIEGERGSGVIGINGAAAHLVHPGDLVILISYAQVEDAEARALKPRVVHVDADNRIVELGSDASAPVPGTDQRRSPHAVAV, via the coding sequence ATGCTGCGCACCATGTTCAAGTCCAAGATCCACCGGGCCACCGTCACCCAGGCCGACCTGCACTATGTCGGGTCCGTGACCGTTGACGCCGATCTGCTGGACGCCGCCGACCTGCTCCCCGGGGAGCTCGTCCACATCGTGGACATCACCAACGGCGCGCGGCTGGAGACCTACGTGATCGAAGGCGAGCGCGGATCCGGCGTGATCGGGATCAACGGCGCCGCCGCCCACCTCGTGCACCCCGGCGACCTCGTCATCCTCATCAGCTACGCACAGGTCGAGGACGCCGAGGCGCGGGCGCTCAAGCCGCGCGTCGTGCACGTCGACGCCGACAACCGGATCGTCGAACTGGGCTCCGACGCCTCCGCGCCGGTACCGGGCACGGACCAGCGGCGCAGCCCCCACGCCGTAGCCGTCTGA
- a CDS encoding alpha/beta hydrolase family protein, with translation MARRMTQTPRTPSRRRRRAVPAALAAMLTLVLVAAGLGGLVVWQNTYELREEAVTIRQGGRVLNGVLALPAQGKGPYPLVVFVHGDGPVDATHDTFYRPMWEAFARSGHASLSWNKPGVGGAPGDWLDQSMDDRADEAADAITWARRHPDVDGARIGLWGASQAGWVLPKIAARDPGIRFAIAVSPAVNWLRQGRYNLLAELSRDGASDTEVAAALARRETGLELLARGASYEEYVRAVGDPEGMTAARWRFASKNHTADVSADLPALRATPVLLVLAGHDVNVDIAETEAAYRRLLPGPALQVAHYPDAGHGLLDHAIEKSSLRLTLTALCAPRDLFAEGFLADQARFVSRALAAGS, from the coding sequence ATGGCACGACGCATGACGCAGACGCCGCGTACGCCGAGCCGTCGCCGCCGCCGCGCGGTACCGGCCGCGCTCGCGGCGATGCTCACGCTGGTGCTCGTGGCGGCAGGCCTGGGCGGGCTGGTGGTGTGGCAGAACACCTACGAACTGCGCGAAGAAGCGGTGACGATACGCCAGGGAGGGCGCGTCCTGAACGGCGTACTGGCCCTGCCCGCACAGGGGAAGGGGCCCTACCCGCTGGTGGTGTTCGTACACGGCGACGGTCCCGTGGACGCCACCCACGACACCTTCTACCGCCCGATGTGGGAGGCCTTCGCCCGCTCCGGCCACGCCTCCCTGTCGTGGAACAAACCGGGTGTCGGCGGTGCACCGGGCGACTGGCTCGACCAGAGCATGGACGACCGCGCCGACGAAGCCGCCGACGCGATCACCTGGGCCCGCCGGCACCCGGACGTCGACGGCGCCCGGATCGGACTCTGGGGCGCAAGCCAGGCCGGCTGGGTCCTGCCCAAGATCGCCGCCAGGGACCCCGGCATCCGGTTCGCCATAGCCGTCTCACCCGCCGTCAACTGGCTCCGGCAGGGCCGCTACAACCTCCTCGCCGAGCTGAGCCGTGACGGCGCCTCCGACACGGAGGTCGCGGCCGCCCTCGCCCGCCGCGAGACCGGCCTGGAACTCCTAGCACGCGGCGCCTCCTACGAGGAGTACGTCCGCGCCGTCGGTGACCCGGAAGGCATGACCGCCGCCCGCTGGCGCTTCGCCTCCAAGAACCACACCGCCGACGTGAGCGCGGACCTGCCGGCCCTGCGCGCCACCCCCGTCCTCCTGGTGCTCGCCGGCCACGACGTCAACGTGGACATCGCCGAGACCGAAGCCGCGTACCGGCGGCTGCTTCCAGGACCGGCGCTGCAGGTCGCCCACTACCCCGACGCCGGCCACGGCCTGCTCGACCACGCCATCGAAAAATCCTCACTACGCCTCACCCTGACCGCGCTGTGCGCCCCCCGAGACCTGTTCGCCGAGGGATTCCTCGCCGACCAGGCCCGGTTCGTCTCCCGGGCGCTCGCCGCCGGCTCGTGA
- a CDS encoding GNAT family N-acetyltransferase, translating into MDAAVVIGRGVPHGAEQRVAELYWEAFGRKLGAALGPPERGRAFIAGHLHHDRAAVALAPGGDRVVGVAGYRLGGRALTGGGVLDVLGAYGTLRGLPRVALLALLERTPEPGELVMDGIAVDPAHRGAGIGSLLLTEIAAIAAEHGCARIRLDVIDVNPRARALYERHGFSAVRTEQTPYLGRLMGFGAVTTMHRAI; encoded by the coding sequence ATGGACGCAGCAGTCGTCATCGGGCGCGGCGTGCCCCACGGGGCCGAGCAGCGGGTCGCCGAGCTGTACTGGGAGGCCTTCGGCCGCAAGCTCGGCGCGGCCCTGGGTCCGCCGGAACGCGGCCGGGCGTTCATCGCCGGGCATCTCCACCACGACCGGGCCGCCGTCGCCCTCGCCCCCGGCGGTGACCGGGTCGTGGGCGTGGCCGGCTACCGGCTCGGCGGGCGCGCGCTGACCGGCGGTGGCGTGCTGGACGTGCTCGGCGCCTACGGGACCCTGCGCGGCCTGCCCCGGGTGGCCTTGCTGGCACTGCTCGAACGCACCCCGGAACCGGGCGAGCTGGTCATGGACGGCATCGCCGTCGATCCCGCACACCGCGGCGCGGGCATCGGCAGCCTGCTGCTGACAGAGATCGCGGCCATCGCGGCCGAACACGGGTGCGCCCGGATCCGGCTGGACGTGATCGACGTCAACCCCAGGGCCCGCGCCCTCTACGAGCGGCACGGCTTCAGCGCCGTACGGACCGAGCAGACCCCGTACCTGGGGCGCCTCATGGGCTTCGGCGCGGTGACTACGATGCACCGAGCCATCTGA